The Impatiens glandulifera chromosome 8, dImpGla2.1, whole genome shotgun sequence genome includes a window with the following:
- the LOC124913216 gene encoding uncharacterized protein LOC124913216, whose product MELGINEVHFLEKFEMPKSTQEKYKATNFPIILLKIGTWEKLLRYEGELKAKCYYSTKKIAWEILENNLKSKMEIHFSDIDAMRATMIENQPGTIELLLNKSPLFFRERDPVPMRKTTWEESFDFTQGQASIFRIHHVTFPPGTLDKHYETLLQSDSRLMDISKNVFPVIEFPYFQPNNSNTSNIQFGMGILPQSVPSLEMSDPLPQMLAPQYDPLPQMFPPQYDQTNYNLHSMHSNSIQMHDHSNSIQIHDSSLQNPGMHYQQSSTVNNFGDTIETYGAPNTLPMSDQIPLMSNVMPSIQEENVQFNGAVNNNNEILRNIEQHLFSDESPMVDFSDNSLPHNQVSHNQDSYVNNTFDDDHIPHECFNH is encoded by the exons ATGGAATTGGGTATCAATGAAGTACATTTCCTGGAAAAGTTCGAAATGCCCAAATCAACCCAAGAAAAGTATAAAGCTACCAATTTTCCAATAATATTGCTCAAGATTGGCACTTGGGAG AAACTTTTAAGATACGAAGGTGAGTTGAAGGCCAAATGTTACTATTCAACTAAGAAAATCGCATGggaaattttggaaaataacttaaaaagtaAGATGGAGATTCATTTTAGTGACATCGATGCAATGAGGGCGACTATGATTGAGAATCAACCCGGAACTATAGAATTATTG ttgaacAAATCTCCTCTATTCTTTCGAGAGCGTGACCCAGTACCGATGAGGAAAACAACTTGGGAGGAATCATTTGATTTCACACAAGGTCAAGCATCCATTTTCAg gATTCATCATGTCACGTTTCCTCCTGGAACACTTGATAAACACTATGAGACGCTCTTGCAAAGTGATTCTCGTTTGATGGATATTAGTAAAAATGTGTTTCCCGTGATAGAATTTCCGTACTTCCAACCCAACAATTCGAATACTTCAAATATCCAATTTGGTATGGGAATATTGCCCCAATCTGTACCCTCTCTAGAGATGTCAGATCCATTACCCCAAATGTTAGCTCCACAATATGACCCATTGCCCCAAATGTTTCCTCCACAATATGACCAGACTAACTACAACCTACATTCGATGCATTCGAACTCTATTCAGATGCATGATCACTCGAACTCTATTCAGATACATGACTCATCATTACAAAATCCAG GTATGCATTACCAACAAAGTTCCACTGTCAATAATTTCGGTGATACAATAGAAACATATGGTGCACCTAACACCCTACCAATGAGCGACCAAATTCCATTAATGTCAAATGTTATGCCTTCTATACAAGAGGAAAATGTACAATTCAATGGGGCAGTAAACAACAACAATGAAATACTACGAAACATTGAGCAACACTTATTTAGTGACGAGTCACCAATGGTAGACTTTAGTGACAATTCACTTCCTCACAATCAAGTGTCTCACAACCAAGATAGTTATGTTAATAACACCTTTGACGATGATCATATTCCTCATGAATGTTTTAACCATTAA